One region of gamma proteobacterium HIMB55 genomic DNA includes:
- a CDS encoding flagellar biosynthetic protein FliQ (PFAM: Bacterial export proteins, family 3~TIGRFAM: flagellar biosynthetic protein FliQ), with the protein MGPETVLDIGREALWLAVLLAGPMLGAALAVGLFIGVIQAATQIQEMTLSFIPKLLALVIVLFIIGPWMLRIIVTFTQRLFMDIPGLVG; encoded by the coding sequence ATGGGTCCTGAAACAGTACTGGATATTGGTCGCGAAGCGCTTTGGTTAGCCGTGCTTCTTGCGGGACCGATGTTGGGTGCTGCGCTTGCCGTTGGTCTCTTTATCGGGGTAATTCAGGCGGCGACTCAGATTCAGGAAATGACGCTGAGCTTCATACCGAAGCTCCTCGCGCTTGTCATTGTGCTTTTCATTATTGGTCCTTGGATGCTGCGGATCATCGTGACGTTCACGCAGCGGTTGTTCATGGACATACCAGGGTTGGTGGGCTGA
- a CDS encoding flagellar biosynthetic protein FliR (PFAM: Bacterial export proteins, family 1~TIGRFAM: flagellar biosynthetic protein FliR) has product MPIAFDTILSSIALFAAPFLRLSAMMAVAPVFSAQGFNVRTRALFAITIAALVAPSLPPSPVDSLLSGAGVLMAVREIGVGLILGFVIQLAFGAAVFAGQAISMTMGLGFAMAVDPQNGVQVPVLSQLYIILATLLFLALDGHLLLIASVVESYQLIPAGVTGIPATSLSAVVALGTMVFAGGILLALPALTALLLINIAFGIVTRTAPQLNIFAVGFPVTILAGLLIMFIVMPGFISALTELIGSAGQRGMGALG; this is encoded by the coding sequence ATGCCGATCGCCTTCGATACGATTCTGTCCTCAATCGCCCTATTCGCCGCACCTTTTCTTAGGTTGTCGGCAATGATGGCTGTTGCGCCTGTGTTCAGCGCACAGGGTTTTAATGTGCGAACGCGCGCCTTGTTCGCCATTACTATTGCAGCGCTGGTTGCACCGTCACTACCACCATCACCCGTGGACTCCTTGCTTTCAGGCGCAGGTGTTCTCATGGCTGTTCGTGAGATCGGCGTGGGACTGATCCTAGGCTTCGTCATCCAGCTTGCGTTCGGCGCTGCCGTCTTTGCAGGTCAAGCCATATCGATGACCATGGGTTTGGGTTTTGCAATGGCGGTTGATCCGCAGAACGGTGTGCAAGTACCGGTTCTCTCGCAGCTCTATATCATTTTGGCGACGCTGTTATTTCTCGCTCTCGATGGCCATCTTCTACTTATCGCCTCGGTGGTTGAGTCTTATCAATTGATTCCGGCAGGCGTCACGGGTATTCCGGCCACCAGCCTCTCTGCGGTTGTAGCCCTGGGAACTATGGTCTTCGCCGGTGGCATTCTGCTGGCGCTACCCGCCTTGACAGCCTTACTGCTAATCAACATTGCTTTTGGCATCGTCACGCGGACGGCGCCTCAGCTCAACATTTTTGCGGTTGGCTTCCCGGTCACGATTTTGGCCGGCTTGCTCATCATGTTCATTGTCATGCCCGGGTTCATATCGGCGCTTACTGAGCTTATTGGCTCGGCGGGACAACGCGGTATGGGTGCTTTGGGTTAA
- a CDS encoding flagellar biosynthetic protein FlhB (PFAM: FlhB HrpN YscU SpaS Family~TIGRFAM: flagellar biosynthetic protein FlhB) produces the protein MAEEQQGQERTEQPTAKRLNEARKKGQVARSRELNTLLVMLASAIALWLFSGTAISGITDIMSAALSPEGDVLKTPELIPAHLGNVMLSALVLITPFLLITVVAALAGPAVMGGLLFSPEAVAFKLEKLDPIKGLGRVFSTKGLIELVKALLKFFLVLGVAVLVYKFMEREVIALIRFDVIDGIVRAGGMIMLALVLLSATLVLIAAIDVPYQLWSHNKQMKMTKQEIKDESKETDGRPEVKARVRQLQREASQRRMLQDVPDADVVITNPTHYSVALKYDTDGSGAPRVVAKGQDLIALKIRSIAIEHDVTIYEEPPLARALHGTTEIGDEIPGPLFLAVARVLAYVFHLRKSSPTDYIPRPEAVELPSEFAAYR, from the coding sequence GTGGCAGAGGAGCAGCAAGGACAAGAACGTACCGAACAGCCGACCGCCAAGCGTCTTAACGAGGCGCGCAAAAAGGGCCAGGTCGCCCGGTCACGAGAGCTCAATACATTGTTAGTGATGTTGGCCAGTGCCATTGCGTTGTGGCTATTTAGTGGCACGGCTATTTCAGGAATCACCGATATCATGAGTGCAGCGTTGAGCCCTGAGGGCGACGTGCTTAAAACCCCCGAGCTCATTCCCGCGCATTTGGGTAACGTTATGTTGTCCGCGCTCGTATTAATCACGCCGTTTTTGTTGATCACGGTGGTTGCTGCCTTGGCAGGCCCCGCGGTGATGGGTGGACTACTGTTTAGCCCCGAGGCGGTTGCTTTCAAATTAGAGAAGCTAGATCCCATTAAGGGGCTGGGACGTGTCTTCTCAACCAAAGGTTTGATCGAGCTCGTCAAAGCGCTTCTGAAGTTCTTCCTCGTACTTGGCGTCGCCGTCCTCGTCTACAAATTTATGGAGCGCGAAGTCATAGCTCTCATCCGGTTCGACGTCATCGATGGCATTGTTCGCGCGGGCGGCATGATCATGCTGGCCTTAGTTTTACTCTCTGCGACCTTGGTTTTAATCGCTGCCATCGATGTGCCTTACCAGCTGTGGAGTCACAACAAACAGATGAAGATGACCAAGCAGGAGATCAAAGACGAGAGCAAAGAAACCGACGGACGACCCGAGGTTAAAGCGCGCGTTCGTCAGTTACAGCGCGAGGCGTCACAGCGTCGCATGTTGCAGGATGTGCCCGATGCGGACGTGGTTATCACCAACCCAACTCACTATTCGGTGGCGCTGAAGTACGACACCGATGGCTCGGGCGCACCGCGGGTTGTTGCCAAAGGCCAGGACCTGATTGCACTCAAGATTCGCTCGATCGCTATCGAGCACGACGTCACCATTTACGAAGAGCCGCCGCTCGCGCGTGCCCTGCATGGCACGACGGAGATCGGCGACGAAATTCCCGGGCCGCTATTCCTCGCGGTAGCACGAGTACTGGCCTACGTCTTCCACCTCAGGAAGTCGTCACCCACTGACTATATTCCTCGCCCTGAAGCCGTTGAGCTTCCGAGTGAGTTTGCAGCGTACCGCTAG